One genomic region from Nocardioides plantarum encodes:
- a CDS encoding M24 family metallopeptidase, with amino-acid sequence MSRDISTATYGTNAVDWEERVDFERLRTERLSRLKAELEKSEVGAVLAFDFSNIRYMSATHIGTWAMDKMIRFALLTRNSDPIVWDFGSAARHHQLRNPWLGTTTAEMDADPHAPHHGAVRPRKESGARAGISTLRGAFNPDAGVAEEVARKIKRELEEFGLADQPIGVDVIELPILFALQAVGLKVVDGQQIFLNARRIKTNDEISLLTTAASMVDAAYDQLYEFLRPGVRENETVGLVSKVLYDLGSEYVEGVNAISGERCSPHPHVYSDRIIRPGDPAFFDILHSYMGYRTCYYRTFAVGSASNAQRDAYTRAREYMDRAIAVVKPGATTADVVSVWPTAQEFGFPDEEAAFALQYGHGVGLSIWEKPIFSRLVSLDHPEVLEEGMFFALETYWPSADGIGAARIEEEVVVTATGCEVVTKFPAEELLIAGQRFYTTSGPLPTLRSAQSHLNTEAGRQAPPARPAQTTAVSAPGSSGATT; translated from the coding sequence ATGAGTCGAGACATCAGCACCGCCACCTACGGCACCAACGCCGTCGACTGGGAGGAGCGCGTCGACTTCGAGCGGCTGCGCACCGAGCGGCTGAGCCGGCTCAAGGCCGAGCTCGAGAAGTCCGAGGTCGGGGCCGTGCTGGCGTTCGACTTCTCCAACATCCGCTACATGTCGGCCACCCACATCGGGACCTGGGCGATGGACAAGATGATCCGGTTCGCGTTGCTCACCCGCAACTCCGACCCGATCGTGTGGGACTTCGGCTCCGCGGCCCGGCACCACCAGCTGCGCAACCCCTGGCTGGGCACCACGACCGCGGAGATGGACGCCGACCCGCACGCGCCGCACCACGGGGCCGTCCGCCCGCGCAAGGAGTCCGGCGCCCGCGCCGGCATCTCGACCCTGCGCGGCGCCTTCAACCCCGACGCCGGCGTGGCCGAGGAGGTGGCCCGCAAGATCAAGCGCGAGCTCGAGGAGTTCGGCCTGGCCGACCAGCCCATCGGCGTCGACGTCATCGAGCTGCCGATCCTGTTCGCCCTGCAGGCGGTCGGCCTGAAGGTCGTCGACGGCCAGCAGATCTTCCTCAACGCGCGCCGCATCAAGACCAACGACGAGATCAGCCTGCTGACGACGGCGGCCTCGATGGTCGACGCGGCCTACGACCAGCTCTACGAGTTCCTGCGGCCCGGCGTACGCGAGAACGAGACGGTCGGCCTGGTGTCCAAGGTGCTCTACGACCTCGGCTCGGAGTACGTCGAGGGCGTCAACGCCATCTCGGGCGAGCGGTGCTCGCCGCACCCCCACGTCTACTCCGACCGGATCATCCGGCCCGGGGACCCGGCGTTCTTCGACATCCTGCACAGCTACATGGGCTACCGCACCTGCTACTACCGCACCTTCGCGGTCGGCTCGGCCAGCAACGCCCAGCGCGACGCCTACACCCGCGCCCGCGAGTACATGGACCGCGCGATCGCGGTCGTCAAGCCCGGCGCGACGACCGCCGACGTCGTCAGCGTGTGGCCCACGGCGCAGGAGTTCGGCTTCCCGGACGAGGAGGCCGCCTTCGCCCTCCAGTACGGCCACGGCGTCGGGCTTTCGATCTGGGAGAAGCCGATCTTCTCCCGGCTCGTGTCGCTCGACCACCCCGAGGTGCTCGAGGAGGGCATGTTCTTCGCCCTCGAGACCTACTGGCCCTCGGCCGACGGCATCGGGGCCGCGCGCATCGAGGAGGAGGTCGTCGTGACCGCCACCGGGTGCGAGGTCGTGACCAAGTTCCCCGCCGAGGAGCTGCTCATCGCCGGCCAGCGCTTCTACACCACCAGTGGGCCGCTGCCGACGCTGCGCAGCGCGCAGTCGCACCTCAACACCGAGGCCGGGCGCCAGGCGCCGCCGGCGCGTCCGGCTCAGACGACCGCCGTGAGCGCCCCGGGCTCCAGCGGCGCCACGACCTGA
- a CDS encoding pyridoxal-phosphate-dependent aminotransferase family protein, whose protein sequence is MTILERKLFGPGPSNPYPEATSALGLPLLGHLDRAFVTLMDETCDMLRQVWGTDNARTLPISATGSAGMEAAFVNTVSDGDVVVVAVNGLFGQRMAEVASRCGAEVVTVEHEWGTPVDVDRVVAAHPSPKIIAAVHAETSTGVRSDIAALGAAKGDALLLVDAVTSIAGIELRADDWDVDLGYAGTQKCLGVAPGLAPFTINERAWERRVERPRSWYLDLGLLGGYVGEAGSRGDATRTYHHTAPVAMVASLHAGLTRILDEGLPAVWARHQAAGALLQDGLEGMGLELFAQQGARLPELTTVRVPEGVDSAAVRGELLDRYDIEIGAGAGPYAATVWRIGLMGHNARPDAALLVLAALREVLGR, encoded by the coding sequence ATGACGATCCTCGAGCGCAAGCTGTTCGGCCCCGGGCCCTCCAACCCCTACCCGGAGGCCACGTCGGCCCTGGGGCTGCCGCTGCTCGGCCACCTCGACCGGGCGTTCGTCACGCTGATGGACGAGACCTGCGACATGCTGCGCCAGGTCTGGGGCACCGACAACGCCCGCACCCTGCCCATCTCGGCGACCGGTTCGGCCGGCATGGAGGCGGCGTTCGTCAACACCGTGTCCGACGGCGACGTCGTGGTCGTCGCGGTCAACGGGCTCTTCGGCCAGCGCATGGCCGAGGTCGCCTCGCGCTGCGGCGCCGAGGTCGTCACCGTCGAGCATGAGTGGGGCACCCCGGTCGACGTCGACCGTGTCGTGGCGGCCCACCCGAGCCCGAAGATCATCGCCGCGGTGCACGCCGAGACCTCGACCGGCGTCCGCTCCGACATCGCTGCGCTCGGCGCGGCCAAGGGGGACGCCCTGCTGCTGGTCGACGCGGTCACCAGCATCGCCGGCATCGAGCTGCGCGCCGACGACTGGGACGTCGACCTGGGGTACGCCGGCACCCAGAAGTGCCTGGGCGTGGCCCCGGGTCTCGCGCCGTTCACGATCAACGAGCGCGCCTGGGAGCGCCGCGTCGAGAGGCCCCGCTCCTGGTACCTCGACCTGGGCCTGCTCGGCGGCTACGTCGGCGAGGCCGGCAGCCGCGGCGACGCCACGCGCACCTACCACCACACCGCGCCGGTCGCGATGGTCGCGAGCCTCCACGCCGGCCTGACCCGGATCCTCGACGAGGGCCTGCCCGCCGTGTGGGCGCGCCACCAGGCTGCCGGCGCCTTGCTGCAGGACGGGCTCGAGGGGATGGGCCTCGAGCTCTTCGCGCAGCAGGGTGCCCGCCTGCCCGAGCTGACCACCGTCAGGGTCCCCGAGGGCGTCGACTCCGCCGCCGTGCGCGGCGAGCTGCTCGACCGCTACGACATCGAGATCGGCGCCGGGGCCGGCCCGTACGCCGCCACCGTCTGGCGGATCGGCCTGATGGGCCACAACGCCCGGCCCGACGCCGCGCTCCTCGTCCTCGCCGCGCTGCGCGAGGTGCTCGGCCGCTGA
- a CDS encoding ATP-binding cassette domain-containing protein produces the protein MNPDVLRLDRITKTYPGVVALRDVSLTVRSGEVHALVGENGAGKSTLMGVAAGVVSPDTGSVEIGGRPLERPSAGAAQALGLAVVYQHATVLDDLSVAENLLFSVPRDRRPAARQTASWVRDRLADVGTELNPRARAGDLSIAQRQLVEIARALALEARVLVLDEPTESLTANESDLLFEQVDRLREAGTGIVYISHRFPEVRRIADRISVLRDGELRGTFEASDVTEDDVLTLIVGRRVDHVFPPKPEAAATGEPLLSLADLSGSAFAGVDLDVRRGEIVGLAGVEGNGQREVLRAIAGLHPHQGTMTLEGRDVTMRSPAAAARHGIVHLPGDRHVEGAFLPLSVRENVSVLVLDKVSGAGVMRRRDEEALAQQAVTDLGIRTPGVESTMAGLSGGNQQKVLFARSLAAEPEVLLADEPTRGVDVGARAEIYRLLRSYAEAGHAVVVLSTDAVELAGLCDRVLVFSRGRVARELASADLSEREITGAAITAKETRSEEGTAQRRTPWAAWARRSDYLPSMVLTLLIVALAAWTWHSNDLFLSARNLSGSMQLMSILVLVACGQLCVLMVGSIDLSVGPLIGLSVVIMSFYATFDSGTTGLALGVGAAVGAGVAVGVVNALGIRLLGLPPVIATLVVFIFLQGLALVLRPTPDGFLDRSTTDLLQSTWGIYPVVAVLAVVVALVLEWVSRRTRAGVELRAVGSDQTRAARLGARVGVTFVAAHVACSVLAALAGVVLSGVVGVGQAGLGGEYTLTSIAAVVLGGASIFGGRGSFVGALLGAVLIQEVVSATSFLGLDESWQEWLPGLLIIAGAGLFSRARSRSGSETASP, from the coding sequence ATGAACCCCGATGTCTTGCGGCTGGATCGCATCACGAAGACCTATCCCGGGGTCGTGGCCCTGCGCGACGTCAGCCTCACGGTGCGGTCAGGTGAGGTGCACGCCCTGGTGGGCGAGAACGGCGCCGGCAAGTCGACCCTGATGGGGGTCGCCGCCGGCGTCGTCTCCCCGGACACCGGCTCGGTCGAGATCGGTGGTCGACCCCTCGAGCGGCCCAGCGCGGGTGCCGCCCAGGCGCTCGGGCTGGCCGTGGTCTACCAGCACGCGACCGTGCTCGACGACCTGTCGGTGGCCGAGAACCTGCTGTTCTCGGTGCCACGAGACCGTCGGCCGGCCGCGAGGCAGACCGCGAGCTGGGTACGAGACCGGCTCGCGGACGTGGGCACCGAGCTCAACCCCCGCGCCCGCGCGGGTGACCTCAGCATCGCGCAGCGCCAGCTCGTCGAGATCGCTCGTGCGCTGGCGCTCGAGGCCCGCGTGCTGGTGCTCGACGAGCCGACCGAGTCGCTCACCGCCAACGAGAGCGACCTGCTCTTCGAGCAGGTGGACCGACTCCGCGAGGCCGGGACCGGCATCGTCTACATCTCGCACCGCTTCCCCGAGGTCCGCCGGATCGCGGACCGGATCTCGGTGCTGCGTGACGGCGAGCTGCGCGGCACCTTCGAGGCGAGCGACGTCACCGAGGACGACGTGCTCACGCTCATCGTCGGGCGCCGGGTCGACCACGTGTTCCCGCCCAAGCCGGAGGCCGCGGCCACCGGCGAGCCGCTGCTGAGCCTCGCGGATCTCTCCGGGTCCGCCTTCGCCGGGGTCGACCTCGACGTACGGCGCGGGGAGATCGTCGGGCTGGCCGGCGTCGAGGGCAACGGGCAGCGCGAGGTCCTGCGCGCGATCGCGGGCCTCCACCCCCACCAGGGGACGATGACGCTCGAGGGTCGGGACGTGACCATGAGGTCGCCCGCGGCGGCCGCGCGCCACGGCATCGTGCACCTGCCGGGTGATCGTCACGTCGAGGGTGCCTTCCTGCCCCTCTCGGTCCGGGAGAACGTCTCCGTCCTCGTCCTGGACAAGGTCAGCGGCGCCGGCGTCATGCGTCGACGAGACGAGGAGGCCCTGGCCCAGCAGGCGGTCACCGACCTCGGCATCCGTACCCCGGGCGTCGAGTCCACGATGGCGGGTCTGTCCGGCGGCAACCAGCAGAAGGTGCTGTTCGCGCGGTCACTGGCGGCCGAGCCGGAGGTGCTGCTCGCCGACGAGCCGACCCGTGGCGTCGACGTGGGTGCACGGGCCGAGATCTACCGGTTGCTGCGCTCGTACGCCGAGGCCGGTCACGCCGTGGTCGTGCTGTCGACCGATGCCGTCGAGCTCGCCGGTCTGTGCGATCGGGTGCTGGTCTTCTCCCGCGGCCGGGTGGCTCGTGAGCTCGCGAGCGCGGATCTCAGCGAGCGCGAGATCACGGGAGCCGCGATCACGGCGAAGGAGACCAGGTCCGAGGAGGGGACGGCGCAGCGCCGGACCCCGTGGGCGGCCTGGGCGCGCCGCAGCGACTACCTGCCGAGCATGGTGCTCACCCTGCTGATCGTGGCGCTCGCCGCCTGGACCTGGCACTCGAACGACCTGTTCCTCAGCGCCCGCAACCTCTCCGGGTCGATGCAGCTGATGAGCATCCTGGTGCTGGTGGCCTGCGGACAGCTCTGCGTCCTCATGGTCGGCAGCATCGACCTGTCGGTCGGGCCGCTGATCGGGCTCTCGGTCGTCATCATGTCGTTCTACGCCACGTTCGACAGCGGCACGACCGGACTGGCGCTCGGTGTCGGAGCCGCCGTCGGCGCAGGGGTCGCCGTCGGGGTGGTCAACGCGCTGGGGATCCGACTCCTCGGGCTCCCCCCGGTGATCGCCACCTTGGTGGTCTTCATCTTCCTCCAGGGGCTGGCCCTCGTGCTGCGCCCCACGCCGGACGGCTTCCTGGACCGCTCGACGACCGACCTCCTGCAGAGCACGTGGGGGATCTACCCCGTCGTGGCCGTCCTGGCCGTCGTGGTGGCGCTGGTCCTCGAGTGGGTCTCGCGGCGTACCCGTGCCGGGGTCGAGCTCCGGGCCGTCGGCTCGGACCAGACGCGGGCGGCTCGACTCGGAGCGCGGGTCGGGGTGACCTTCGTGGCCGCCCACGTGGCCTGCTCCGTCCTCGCCGCCCTGGCGGGCGTGGTGCTCTCCGGTGTCGTCGGCGTGGGCCAGGCGGGTCTCGGCGGCGAGTACACCCTGACCAGCATCGCGGCCGTCGTGCTCGGAGGAGCCAGCATCTTCGGCGGCCGCGGCTCGTTCGTCGGCGCTCTGCTCGGGGCGGTGCTCATCCAGGAGGTGGTCTCGGCGACGAGCTTCCTCGGACTCGACGAGTCGTGGCAGGAGTGGCTGCCGGGACTGCTCATCATCGCGGGGGCCGGTCTCTTCTCCCGGGCGCGCAGCCGCTCCGGCTCCGAGACGGCGTCCCCCTGA